In Helianthus annuus cultivar XRQ/B chromosome 3, HanXRQr2.0-SUNRISE, whole genome shotgun sequence, a single window of DNA contains:
- the LOC110901442 gene encoding uncharacterized protein LOC110901442: MREYFAYHVQDRVNHFSLILNARRLLQQFLVDVYTMIESERLLFIRMQQKKLRSETYDNLKKLQQNGNPDMSNVGTRVLLPSWFTGGSRYMRENYYDAMAICKWFGYPDFFITITCNPKWLGIKRFLKDTKINPEDRPDILCRLFKIKLDAIMKDLREKSLFGNASAVAIEFQKRGLPHAHICLFLHDESKLPSVEHVDNFISAEIPDKNLEPDLYTLVSEYMIHGPCGVAKPNCPCMVDGKCSKKFPKKFCDKTSLDSNGYPVYRRADSGVFVEKSGIQLDNRSVVPYSKTLLRRYQAHINVKWCNQAASIKYLFKYINKGPDRAEFGFVPNGDEGQLEDGKDEIKEYYDCRYFSACEASWRIFAFDVHYRYPSVIRLPFHLPDKQNVIYGPDDEVDSVLEKRSVSSTMFLGWMEKNEKDLLARSLTYVEFPTKFVWKKDERIWDKRIIGKTIGRIHCVNPSMGESYFLRILLNKVVGPKSFEDIRTVNGQVFPTFRDACYARGLLDDDKEYIEAIKEAYYTGSGYYLRNLFATMLASNTLSKPEHVWENTWEYLADGILYNRQKLLRIEGLSLPEEQIRNLTLLEIERYLLRSNSSLSRFPSMPQPDSESIYSADNRLIADELRYDVSAIAIEFDNNLSSLTDEQRLVFDEIIEAVNSNAGCLFFVYGYEGTGKTFLWKTLSTSIRCKGDIVLNVASSGIASLLLPGGRTAHSRFHIPLNLIETSMCFIKPDDDVADLLKKTKLIIWDEAPMNHKHAFEALDRTMKDIFKCEMTFGGKVMVFGGDFRQILPVVPNGSRRDIVNASITSSYIWSSCKVLTLTKNMRLTVGANASDIEEIKGFADWLLDLGEGKIGDSDDCEVAIDIPEDLAILAPTNEVVQEINEKLLDSFPGDEVEYLSSDSICQTDQGKNEANATLYSPDVLNGLKISGLPNHRLVLKVGVPVMLLRNIDQQNGLCNGTRLRITKLYKHVIEAEIISGGNIGTRTFIPRISLAPSDKRIPIKFQRRQYPINVCFAMTINKSQGQSLSIVGLYLKYPVFSHGQLYVVLSRVKSRGGVKLLILDKDGNVTSKTTNVVYKEVFSEI, translated from the exons ATGAGAGAGTATTTTGCTTACCATGTTCAAGATAGAGTGAATCATTTCTCTTTGATTCTTAATGCCCGAAGACTTTTGCAACAGTTCTTGGTTGACGTATATACGATGATTGAAAGTGAACGATTACTATTCATACGTATGCAGCAAAAAAAACTGAGATCTGAGACATATGATAACCTTAAAAAGCTTCAACAAAATGGTAATCCAGATATGTCAAACGTTGGAACACGCGTACTACTACCGTCTTGGTTTACCGGTGGATCGCGTTATATGAGGGAGAATTATTATGATGCGATGGCCATTTGCAAATGGTTTGGCTACCCTGATTTTTTCATTACGATCACTTGCAATCCTAAATGGCTGGGGATTAAAAGATTTCTAAAGGACACGAAGATTAATCCCGAGGATAGGCCGGATATTTTATGCCGATTGTTCAAAATTAAGCTTGACGCAATCATGAAAGACTTGCGAGAGAAATCTTTATTCGGCAATGCATCGGCAG TTGCTATAGAGTTTCAGAAACGAGGGCTACCGCATGCGCATATCTGTCTGTTCTTACATGACGAAAGTAAGCTTCCTTCGGTTGAGCATGTTGACAACTTCATTTCTGCCGAGATACCTGACAAAAACTTAGAACCAGATCTATATACTCTTGTCAGCGAGTATATGATTCACGGACCTTGTGGTGTTGCAAAACCAAATTGTCCGTGTATGGTCGACGGTAAATGTTCGAAGAAATTTCCTAAGAAGTTCTGTGATAAGACTTCTCTAGATTCTAATGGTTATCCGGTATATAGAAGAGCCGATTCAGGTGTTTTTGTTGAGAAATCTGGTATTCAGCTTGATAACAGAAGTGTGGTTCCGTATAGCAAAACCCTATTGAGACGTTATCAAGCACACATTAACGTCAAATGGTGTAACCAGGCTGCGTCTATTAAGTATTTGTTTAAATACATTAACAAAGGACCAGATAGGGCTGAATTTGGTTTTGTACCAAATGGTGATGAAGGTCAGCTTGAAGATGGAAAAGATGAAATCAAAGAGTATTACGATTGTAGATATTTCTCGGCGTGCGAAGCTTCATGGCGCATATTTGCATTTGATGTTCATTATCGTTATCCATCTGTAATCAGGCTTCCGTTTCATCTACCTGATAAACAAAACGTTATATACGGCCCTGATGACGAAGTTGATAGTGTTCTAGAAAAACGTTCTGTTTCTTCTACGATGTTTTTGGGGTGGATGGAAAAGAACGAAAAAGATCTGTTGGCGCGCAGCCTTACTTACGTTGAGTTCCCAACTAAATTTGTTTGGAAGAAGGATGAAAGGATATGGGATAAACGCATAATAGGCAAAACCATTGGTCGTATTCATTGTGTGAATCCTTCTATGGGCGAGTCATACTTTTTAAGAATTCTTCTTAATAAGGTAGTAGGTCCTAAGTCTTTTGAAGACATTCGTACTGTAAATGGACAAGTCTTCCCAACATTTAGAGATGCGTGCTACGCTAGAGGCCTTTTAGACGACGACAAGGAGTATATAGAAGCTATCAAAGAGGCGTACTACACAGGTTCTGGTTACTATCTTCGTAATCTGTTTGCTACAATGTTGGCGTCTAATACCTTATCAAAGCCTGAACATGTTTGGGAAAACACATGGGAGTACCTTGCGGATGGTATTTTATACAATCGGCAAAAGCTTTTGAGGATCGAAG GTTTATCTCTTCCAGAAGAACAAATAAGGAACCTAACGTTGTTGGAAATTGAGCGTTACTTATTACGTAGCAACTCAAGTTTAAGTCGGTTTCCGTCTATGCCTCAACCCGACAGTGAATCAATATATTCAGCAGACAACCGTTTAATTGCTGATGAGCTTAGGTACGATGTAAGCGCTATTGCAATTGAATTTGATAATAATTTAAGCAGCCTAACCGATGAGCAGCGTTTAGTGTTTGATGAGATAATTGAAGCAGTTAATAGTAATGCTGGTTGTTTGTTCTTCGTATATGGCTACGAAGGTACTGGTAAGACGTTTCTTTGGAAGACATTATCTACATCCATTAGATGTAAAGGCGATATTGTACTAAATGTTGCATCAAGTGGAATCGCATCTCTGTTGTTACCTGGTGGGCGTACTGCACATTCAAGGTTTCATATACCTCTAAATTTAATAGAAACCTCGATGTGTTTTATTAAACCCGATGATGACGTTGCTGATTTACTGAAGAAAACAAAATTGATCATTTGGGATGAAGCACCGATGAATCATAAACATGCGTTTGAAGCACTTGACCGAACAATGAAAGATATCTTCAAATGTGAGATGACATTTGGTGGAAAAGTTATGGTCTTCGGTGGTGACTTTAGACAAATACTTCCAGTTGTACCAAATGGCAGTAGGCGAGATATCGTTAATGCTTCAATCACGTCGTCGTATATTTGGAGTAGTTGCAAGGTCCTTACGTTAACCAAAAACATGAGGTTAACTGTAGGAGCGAACGCATCTGATATAGAGGAGATTAAAGGTTTTGCGGATTGGTTGCTTGACTTGGGCGAGGGAAAGATCGGTGACAGTGATGATTGTGAGGTGGCTATAGATATTCCTGAAGATTT AGCTATTCTGGCACCAACAAACGAGGTTGTTCAAGAAATAAATGAAAAATTGCTTGATTCGTTTCCTGGCGATGAAGTGGAGTATCTGAGTTCTGATAGTATTTGTCAAACCGATCAAGGAAAGAATGAAGCAAATGCGACACTATATTCTCCCGATGTTCTAAATGGTTTAAAAATTTCTGGTCTGCCTAATCATCGATTAGTCCTTAAAGTTGGTGTACCTGTAATGTTGCTTCGTAATATCGATCAACAAAATGGTTTGTGCAACGGTACAAGACTACGGATTACTAAACTTTATAAACATGTTATAGAGGCGGAGATTATATCCGGAGGAAATATAGGGACCAGAACGTTTATTCCACGAATTAGTTTAGCACCGTCGGATAAAAGAATTCCTATCAAGTTTCAACGACGACAATACCCTATAAATGTATGTTTTGCAATGACTATAAATAAAAGTCAAGGACAATCTCTATCGATTGTTGGATTGTATTTGAAATATCCAGTTTTctctcatggtcagctttatgTTGTGTTATCAAGAGTTAAAAGCAGAGGCGGTGTGAAGTTGCTTATACTAGACAAAGATGGGAATGTAACGAGTAAAACAACAAATGTAGTCTACAAGGAAGTTTTTTCCgaaatttga